AATTCTATTTGCAGGTTGAGGGAACTGACTACGCTAAAAGGGCACGTCGAATCAGTAGTTAGACTGAAGGGTCTTGACATAGACACAATTCAGCAAGCGTACACTGTCTGAAAAAGACATAATACATTTCGGCTCTACTTATTGTACATATACTGCTGGGAGTAATAATGACCTATAATATGTCATCTTAATGCAGTAACTGCTTTCTTATACGTTTAAATCCTTCATCTTCTTCATAGACTCCTGTTTGTCATGGCTTCAATGTAATTTTTGCATACTGTTCTATCTCCTTTCCGTACAACGTCATTTCAATGCTCCCTCTTAGTGTAAAAACTAGATACTTTTACTCACAAACTattcaaattcaactcaactATTCGAATTCAACTCAAATCATTGTAAAGTCCAACTCAAACTAGCATAAAGATGATCAAAAGAGTGAACACCTCTAGGTTAGTGCCCTATCAAGAAACCTATGTTGTTAATATGAAGAAGCTGTGATCCTAGAGGGCATTGATTAAAGATGAAGCATACAGACATCCCTTCTGTTTTAGGGACTATGACACAAATTcgataaaaaaatcatgaaagCTCGTGAACTAGTaatcaaattgcattttgacctTTATTctacaaaaagaaataaattagtctttatacattaaatcaaaagacaaactgatccttttattaaaaaaattatctatttttattgttaaaaattgatctcGTACGTTAATAGAAGATATACATAATATACCACGTGTCATTGTTAGGTTATTCTGTCAGTCATGCTAATTTTTAACAATACGAATTTTAAAAAGATATGAGCAATTTACTCTTGGATCTATTGTACAaagactaatttacccattttttgagtaaacaagacaaaatacaatctaattcCTTGTCCAAAATCTTCCACGGTAACTTTTACCCACAAATTCAACATAATACGTAAGAAAGAAACACATAGTAAAACAAGTGAATTAAAAGCTTATGACCATAGATTTATCAAATTTACATACATAAAACCATCATTATTCCACAATAAAGAGTTAAAAGCATTATTTAGCATTATCATACTCAAGAAACTCCATTTgacatatttattaatttaagtatTCAAACTGAAATTTCAAATTGCAGATATCGTATATAGTCTTTTTAGCATCTATTCTTCTCAACCTTCTTCTCAAGCTCATTCTTTTGAGCTCCAACAACCCTATCAACTTCCTTCCCTTGCTTCACCAACACAAATGTTGGCATTGCCTGCACTCCAAATTCCTGTGCCACATCCTAAAAACACCaagaaaatcaataaataaacaaaaaaattattaaaattttgtaagcTAAAAGCAAAATTGAAGAATTACATAAAAAGTTTATATcgtaaagaaaaaaacaaaggacAGAAATACATACAGGCAGCTCATCAACATCAAGTTTTACAAAGTCAACATCAGTGAATTTAGCAGCCATTTCATTCAGAACAGGTTCCATGAACTTGCATGGTCCACACCAGGAAGCTGAGAAATCTATAACCATCTAATCTCATTTTTTTGGTTCAATAAAAAAGTAACAAAAACCCAGAGTCAGATCTTTCATATAATAAAGAAAAACcccaaataataattattaaaaagaagaagaagaagaagaagaagaagaagaaaattgagatttgggGTTGAGAGAAAGATACAAGCTTTGGGCTCTCTTTGACAGAATTGAAGTGAAGTTGCCATCTTGGAGCTGAATGGAAGGTTGAGACCCTTGAAGACTCAGATGAAGATGGTGAATCCTCTGATGGTGAACCGGAAGAGCCTAACAAGCTTGAAAGAAAAGAACCCATTTTTTTTTCCCGCAAAGGTCAAACCAAAGAAATGAAGGCAATAATGTTCCCTGGAAGGTAGTTTGGTTTTGTCGGATTTCTTCTGTAGGAATCTTAAGTAAATTGCACCAAGTGTCCCCAAACTATGACTGATATTCTAAATTGgtctctaaattttaaaatgttctaCTTACATTTTTAAACTTTGGAAGTTATATTAATCAAGTACTTCTGCTATTAAAAACTGTTAATTTCACTGCTAAtggcataatttaaaatttaaaaattagaaaaaaaaatttaaacattaaagtTACAAGTGAAATTAAACCTTGTATTTGAGTAAACTGCaccattttgtatttttttgaagGATGGCTAAGATGCTTAATTCAAAATTGAAAGGTTTGCTTGGTTTAGTGGTATTGTGGCTTTTATAGAAACAAAAGCTAGtgaagagaaagaagagaaaagaaataataaaaataaaatgatttggtTAATTATTGAGAGGTTTTTAGTTTTAGTAAGAATAAATATAACGTGTTAGTCATTCAATGGGTTAACGTGTTATGTTAATAATCTGTTAGTggggtaataaaatttttaaccatAGTAGTTAATTTAgacaattatcttaattaaaataattaaattaagaaaaaattttaGAGTCATCAAAATAGGGCAAATCATATTTTAGAGTAACTATGGATTTAATTTACCCTTTATTCTTTTAAAAGTAGTGATTGATTAGAGATAAAATTTGGGTGAAGAGTCGGAACTTACAAATATTTTGTatggttaaaatgtaaatttatctttatattaatttataatttcatcatttcttGAAGGGATTAaacagaaaattttttatttttaagagaatcaaagtataattttatcatatattaattttaaaatttatcatttataaaaaagacaaaaatgtaACTTTTTCTATTTGAACGATTAAGCCTTTGTTTACACTTTAAATTCCCCCACAatagaatttaaaattaatatcaactaaaaacttaaaacatatttctttttcactctacttgcgatttaattaaataatatttttttgagtaAGACTTTTAATACAATACAAACTTAAACCTTTTATGGAAGTACAtatgaatattaaatatttatcactagttattattattttttaattcattaataaattacctaattttagttttttttttaattcattaataaattacctaattttaattttaattgtagaTATTTGAAAAATATGAGTATTCCAAGCAGGCCAAGAAAGTTCAGAACATAGTAAGAGGAAAGCGATTTCTATAAACTTGgggcaatttagttttttattatacacaaaagattaaaaaatttaaacgtTGAGGGGATGTAGCTTAGATGGTAGAGCGCTGGCTTAGCATGCGAGAGGTACGGGGATCGATACCCCGCGTCTCCATTTAATGtttttttcttaatgatttttaatacTTCAAACAAGCTCAGTTCAGTGTGCTGCTATTCTCTAGTCATTGGAATATTTTCCGTTAAAACTTGTGCTTACAAACCCaagttttttatgttctttcttCAGCCATAATAGGTAAAACCATCTTTCCATTGTTGCGATGGAGATGATAGGTCCAATGAAAATCAATCAGGCTCATCTTTCTTAGTTTTGTTCAATgctcattcatattcaatttctCATTACTTGtatcatatttttcattaaaGGGGAGAATCAATCATCCATCTTAAACATATATTTACTTTATATAATAATCCTCAAAAATACATTTAAACTATAAcataataaaattcattaaatttaatatctcCTATgtgctaatttaaaaaaaaaaagagtctaaaAATTATCATGTTTGTCCAAACAAGGTACATTAGGATGGACCCTTCCATTTCTCAAGCCATGGGCATTGAGGCAGTACGATGAAGTTTTGCCTTTTTGCTTCTCATTTCTCAAGTTAATGTTTTTCATGGTAATGTTCCTACAAGGACTGGATTCACTACATGAAAGTTGTACTGGTGTTTCTTTATGTGATGTGTCATTGATGTTTTCATAAGCTATATTGTTAATCTCCACAGCTGATGTCTGCAAAATATATATAGTAGTTAACATATTAAGACTACTTCTTTTTTAAATATGGACGAAAAAACCATTAACAATCCTATAAGAGGATAAGAAGTCACGTTGTCCTACAAGTTGAGTTCCAtatcaataaattaaactaaCGACTTACTTGATTCTTGCATTGTTTATGAGGGCAATAATATTGATCAATAACAATAGGTCGAGTTGAAGCATGAAAAGTTATATCTTCAAATCTAATGTTCCTCGCATGACCATGTCCTCCCTAAACACACAACAATGCTAATTATCAATTATATAatacttattaatatatatatatatattaaagaaatgCATTATAAGTACCTGCCAAGTTTTGATTCTAACTCCGTTAGTTGTTCCATGGAAAGAAACATTTCTTACATGAACAAATTCAACTTCCTCAGTTTTCCCCAtaattccaaggctcccaatgctTCATATGGCAATCAAATATTAAAagtaatattaatacaaaaagtTAAAATCATAAAACAAGAAAGGAAGATGATTGTAAAAGAGCATACCTTATTCCGTGACCCGGACCGCATTCGATGTTAGTGATATTGATATATTTAGAGCCATCTCCAATTGATATACAATCATCACCtgaattaatgaataaatatatatatataatattaaaacaaacatatatatggAAAGTACAATGAAATGAAACcagcaaagaaagaaagaaagaaagaaaccagTTTGAATGGTTGTATTGTGGATAGAGACATTGGTGGAACGTTGGATGTGAATGCCATCAGTGTTGGGGCTGTTTCCCGGAGCTTTGATTGTAAGTCGAGTGGCATGAATCGAAGTAGAGTCTTCAAATGCAATGTGCATTTTGGGACTGTCTTCAAAGGTTAAACCTTTGATATCTACATTCTTGGAGTGTCCTATCataaaaccctaaaaccaaaaATCACATAATTCTCATACAATTAGAGTATACACAATTTATGTCAATGTTTATTCTTCCATACATAAAAACTTAATTAGTATATCTTTGTAAAacatatttttagaaattgaagAACTTGAAATTTGAACACATACCGTTGGTTTCCGAAGTTGGCACGACTGTTACAAAGAGCAATGGACATGTATATATCAGTAAAACCCAACAAGAAAGTTTTACCATAATGTAAAATCTTATGTGCTTATACTACAATATAAACAATTACCTTTTGGTTATCTTTGCAAGAAAGTTTCCACCAATTATCTCCCTGGCCATTGATGGTACCAGATCCTTGAATGTGGAGACAATCGAAATTCTTAAAGCCAATCCAATGGTGACAATTTGTATTGCATTCCCATGCAGAAGGTTTGGTTGGGGCTATGATTCTCCCATCAATCTGCACCCCAATTCATATGCAAAGTTTCTAATTAATACAATATTATATATCCTTAGTTTTATACACTACTGGTACTATTGCTAAATATATATAACTGAATTTACAATGGAAGTAGAGAAAGATAGATAGAAATACCTGGAAAGTAATGTTATTAGAGTTGCAATGTTTGCCGTTGAAAGTTAAAGGTTGCAGCAGAAACGTCTTCCCTTGAGGTACAAGAAAGGTTGGTGACGGAGTTGATGAATCGCAAACAGCATCCCATGCACGCTTAAACCCCTACAGTACATACATATTATATTATACACGACATTAAGCCAAGCATTTAGTATCAGTAGGCATACAACACCAGTCCTTAAAATTAGCACCACACACAGCagataaaatttaaagaaaaccttAGAATCGTCCTTCTTTCCATCTCCAATAGCTCCAAAGCTAATGACATTGAATGTATTGTCACCATAGCTATCAATATTTACGTTGCTCTTCTTCAACTGACGAGAAGAGCCAGTGAATATAGTGCATTGGATCAAAAGGACAAAGAAGAAGATTTTCAAAGTTGCCATAGTATTGATGATTTCTTAATTTGATGCGTATGTGGAATGGaagatacatacatacatgcatgcatgcatgcatatatagtAAATTGTTTTCATAATCCAACAATGAAAAGGAGTTGGTTTTTGTGTTAATATTGACATGAGTTTGTGTTCCTTTTCCTATTATAACTAGAatagatatataaatatgtaatcGAAGAAGTGTAGTAAAAGTAGGAACCATGAGTTGGAAGCATAGTGGATGAAATATAATAACACAatttataaagaaattaaattagtttaaaatttaggCCCATCGTTAAAGCCCACTATTCACTAATTATTTTGTGCTCTTCTCTTTAAATTTACTACAAGATATGTAAAAATGAATTGATTATTGGAAATGGACATGATTATGACAAATTTTGATCAGCTTAATTCAAACATTTTAGCTATTATTGGAAATAAGgctactaattaaataaaatttacatcttTGTTATTATATGTTCCAGTttgattttttgttcttttaagtttacctaattttaaatttcaaatgtttttttctttttatcaattcGAAATTTAGATGTTTCGATAAGTTAGTGGTTAAAATAAAAAGCTTTAAACTcagataattaaaacaaaaatacattaataattagataattattattacaatttaccctaaaaaaataCGTTCCACAGAACTTAAACctgtttttactttattttatttataccttattttttaagttattttttaataCTTGAAactatcaaaaaaaattaaaattattatctaaACTAAAAGGAAATTCAAATAATAGACTACCACGTCAttacaaacttttaaaaatatttttttaattcttttatttaagctatatctctctttatttatttttttattatatatttttttctaaattgacattagaataataattttttattattataatatgataataataaaagtaatattagTTAATTGTTAATTAATAGGAtagtatattaattttaaattaattaatttggtaatatcttttaaaattcttctTTAAAAAAGTAACATAATATAATTGAACATAatt
This window of the Gossypium hirsutum isolate 1008001.06 chromosome A09, Gossypium_hirsutum_v2.1, whole genome shotgun sequence genome carries:
- the LOC121206505 gene encoding thioredoxin H2 is translated as MGSFLSSLLGSSGSPSEDSPSSSESSRVSTFHSAPRWQLHFNSVKESPKLMVIDFSASWCGPCKFMEPVLNEMAAKFTDVDFVKLDVDELPDVAQEFGVQAMPTFVLVKQGKEVDRVVGAQKNELEKKVEKNRC
- the LOC121206506 gene encoding probable polygalacturonase At1g80170, which encodes MATLKIFFFVLLIQCTIFTGSSRQLKKSNVNIDSYGDNTFNVISFGAIGDGKKDDSKGFKRAWDAVCDSSTPSPTFLVPQGKTFLLQPLTFNGKHCNSNNITFQIDGRIIAPTKPSAWECNTNCHHWIGFKNFDCLHIQGSGTINGQGDNWWKLSCKDNQKSCQLRKPTGFMIGHSKNVDIKGLTFEDSPKMHIAFEDSTSIHATRLTIKAPGNSPNTDGIHIQRSTNVSIHNTTIQTGDDCISIGDGSKYINITNIECGPGHGISIGSLGIMGKTEEVEFVHVRNVSFHGTTNGVRIKTWQGGHGHARNIRFEDITFHASTRPIVIDQYYCPHKQCKNQTSAVEINNIAYENINDTSHKETPVQLSCSESSPCRNITMKNINLRNEKQKGKTSSYCLNAHGLRNGRVHPNVPCLDKHDNF